A region of the Sphingobium yanoikuyae genome:
GGCCCGGATCAGCGGCTCGACCGCCGGTATGATGCCAATACCCACGATCACCGCCTGCGCGGGGATGCGCTCGCCATCCGCCAGCCGCACCGCCGTCACCTGGCCGTCCGCCCCCTCCAGACAATCGACCCTGGCATCCAGGCGCAGGTCGACGCCATGGTCGCAATGGACCTGCTGGTAGAAGGCGGACAACTCCTCGCCCGCCACCCGCGCCAGCACGCGTGGCAGCGCTTCCAGCAAAGTGACCTTGAGGCCCATCTTGCTCAGCACGGCGGCCGCCTCAAGCCCGATATAGCCGCCGCCGATGACCACGATCTCGCGCTTGCCGGCATCGATTTCCGCCATCAGCGCGTCGCAGTCGGCGCGGGTCCGCACCGCATGCACGCCGGCCAGATCGGCGCCCGCGCAGCTCAGCCGGCGCGGATCGCCGCCGGTCGCCCAAATGAGCTTGCCATAGCCAAGGCTGCGTCCGTCGGAGAGCGTCAGTTGCTTGCCCGCCGGATCGACCACCGTCACTTCGGTGCCGAGCAGGAAGTTTACATCCTTTTCAGCCCAGAAGGCGGGCGGCCGGATCAGCAGCCGCTCGAATGCCTTTTCGCGCGCGAAATAATCCTTCGACAGCGGCGGCCGCTCATAGGGATATTCCGGCTCGCGGCCGACCACCATGATGCTCCCGGCAAAGCCGTTCTGGCGCAGCGCGATCGCGCATTGCGCGCCGCCATGGCCAGCCCCGACGATGACGATATCGGCCCGTTCCATCTCCATCACACCCGCTCCAGCAGCACGGCGAGGCCCTGGCCGACGCCGATGCACATGAAGGCCAGCGCATGGCGCCCACCGGTCCGATGCAGTTCCTCGACCGCCGACAGCGCGATGCGCGCGCCCGACATGCCGAGCGGATGGCCGAGCGCGATCGCGCCGCCATTGGGATTGACGCGCGGGTCGAACGGATCGACGGCCAGGTCGCGCAGCGTGGCGATCGCCTGGCTGGCAAAGGCCTCATTGAGTTCGATCACATCCAGTTGATCGACGGTCATGTCGTTGCGGGCGAGCAGCTTGCGCGCCGCCTCTATCGGGCCGGCACCCATGATCCGGGGCGCGATGCCGGCCGCTGCCATGCCGATCACCCGAGCACGCGGCGTCAGGCCGTGCGTCACCGCAGCCGCTTCCGACGCGACCAGCATCGCCGCCGCGCCGTCATTCAGGCCTGACGCATTGCCCGCCGTCACCGTGCCGTCGGCCTTCACCACCGGCTTCAGCTTCGCCAGAGCCTCCAGGCTGGTGGCGCGCAGATGCTCGTCCGCCTCGAACAGCAGGGGATCACCCTTCTTCTGCGGGATCGAGACCGGCGCGATCTCAGCGGCAAAGCGCCCACTCGCCTGCGCGCGTGCGGCCTTTTCCTGGCTGGCCAGGGCAAAGCGATCCTGCTCCTCGCGGCTGACGCCCCATTGTTCGGCGACATTCTCGCCAGTCTGGGGCATGGTATCGACGCCATAGGCGGCCTGCATCGCCGGATTGATGAAGCGCCAGCCGAGCGTCGTGTCCTCTATTCTTTGGTCGCGGCCAAAGGCACTGCCGGCCTTGCCCAGCACATAGGGCGCGCGGGTCATGCTTTCTGCGCCACCGGCGATCAGGAAATCCGCGTCGCCGCTGCGGATCGCCTGCGCGGCCATGCCGAGCGCATTAAGGCCCGAGGAGCAGAGCCGATTGACGGTCACGCCCGGCACGGCCTCGCCCATGCCCGCCAGCAGCACCGCCATGCGCGCGACATTGCGATTATCCTCGCCCGCCTGATTGGCGCAGCCCAGGATCACATCGTCCAGTGCCGACCAGTCGGCTCCTCCATTGCGCGCCATCAGCGCCTTGAGCGGCAGCGCCGCCAGATCGTCGGCACGGATGGTCGCCAGCGATCCGTTGAGCTTGCCGATCGGGGTGCGGACGGCATCGCAGATGAAGGCCTGTGCCATATGTCTCAGCTTTCCAGGAAAGAGGTGATGGCGCCCGCCAGCGCTTCAGGCGCTTCGAGCGGGGCCAGATGCGCGGCTTCCAGCGCCACATGCGCCGCGCCGGGGATGCGGGCGATCAGATGCTCGCCATGCCCTTCATGGGGTGTCGATGTGTCGCGGGTGCCGGTCACGACCAGGGTCGGACAGGCGATGCCGCCGATCCGATCGGCCAAGTCCATGTCGCGGATCGCCGCGCCGCAACCGGCATAGCCTTCTGCATCCATCGCCAGCAGCTGGCGCCGCACCGTTTCATAGATGGCCGGCTCGGCAGCCTCGGACAGGAAACGACCCATGGCAAGATCGGCGATGGCGGCCATGCCCTCGCCCCGCACCTTGGCGATACGGTCGTTCCAGGAGGCGCTGTCCATCGTCGCGGATGTGCAGATCGGCAACAGCTTCTCGACCCGGCCCGGCGCCCGCAGCGCCAGTTCCATGCCGATCATGCCGCCCAGCGAGACGCCCGCGACGTAGAAGCGATCGAAGCCGGCCGCATCGGCCGCCGCCAGCACATCGTCGGCCAGCATGGCGAGCGCATAATCACCCGGCTCGGCGATCGTGGCGCCATGGCCGCGCGCATCGATCCGCAGCACCGCGAAGCGATCGCGCAGATGCGGCAGCACGCCGTCCCACAAATCCATGTCGGTGCCGATGCTGTTCAGCAGTAGCAGCGCGGGCGCGTCATCGCGCCCATCGCGCTTCCAGTAAAGAGTGGCGCCGGGACGCAGGATGAAGGCCATGCTCAATCCTCCGGCGCGATGGCGACGCGCAGCCCGTCGAGCGCGGCCGTCATCATGATCTGGCAGGACAGGCGCGACCGATCGCCGCGATGGTCGGAGGAATCGAGCAGATCATCCTCGTCGCCGCTGGCCGCGCCGACCGTCTCGATCCAGGCCTCATCCACGAAGACATGGCAGGTCGCGCAGGAACAGCAGCCGCCGCACAAGGCCAGCAGTTCGTCAAAGCCATTGTCGCGAATAGCCTCCATCACGGAGACGCCTTCACGGGCATCAATGGTCGTTTCGTCCCCCGCACGGTTGACGACGATCAGATTGGGCACGGTAAATTCCAGTCTTATGCGTTTTCGAGGATCGCCAGCGGCGCGCCGGTCTTCTCGATCACTTCGGCTTCGGTGACGCCGGGGGCCAGTTCCACAAGGGTGAGGCCGCCCTTCGCCCGATCGACGGCGATCACGGCGAGGTCGGTGATGATGAGGTCGACCACCGCCTTGCCGGTGAGCGGCAGGGTGCAAGCGTTGAGGATCTTGGGGCTGCCATTTTTCGACACATGGTCCATCACCACGACCACGCGCTTGACGCCCGCGACCAGATCCATCGCGCCGCCCATGCCCTTCACCATCTTGCCGGGGATGGTCCAGTTGGCGAGGTCGCCATTGGCGGCCACCTCCATCGCCCCCAGCACCGCCATGTCGATATGGCCACCCCGGATCATCGCAAAACTGTCCGCCGAGGAGAAGAAGCTACTGGTCGGCAGCGCGGTGATCGTCTGCTTGCCGGCGTTGATCAGGTCCGGGTCCGCCTCGCCCGCAAACGGGAAGGGACCGATGCCGAGCATGCCGTTTTCGGATTGCAGCGTCACGTTGACGCCTTCGGGCACATGGTTCGCCACCAGAGTCGGGATGCCGATGCCAAGGTTCACATAATAGCCGTCGCGCAGTTCCTTCGCGGCGCGCGCCGCCATCTCGTCGCGGGTCCAAGGCATCAGGCGGTCTCCCTTTCGCGAACAGTCAGCTTCTCGATCCGCTTCTCGTTGATGGTGGAAAGGACGATGCGGTCGACATAGATGCCCGGCGTATGGATGCAGTCGGGGTCGAAGCTGCCCTCGGGCACGATTTCCTCGACCTCCACCACTGTCACCTTGCCGGCGGTCGCCATGTTCGGGTTGAAGTTGCGCGCGGTCTTGCGGAACATCAGGTTGCCCGCGGGGTCGGCGCGCCAGGCCTTGATGATCGACAGATCAGCGCGCAGCCAGGTTTCGCGGACATAGTCCTCGCCCTCGAAATTCTCGACCGGCTTGCCCTCGGCCACCACCGTGCCGACGCCGGTCTTGGTGTAGAAGGCCGGGATGCCGGCGCCACCGGCACGGATACGTTCGGCCAGCGTCCCCTGCGGGTTCAGCTCCAATTCCAGCTCGCCCGACAGATACTGGCTTTCGAACAGCTTGTTCTCGCCCACATAGGACGAGATCATCTTGCGGACCTGCCGGCTTTCCAGCAGCATCCACAGGCCAAAGCCGTCGGCGCCGGCATTGTTGGAAATGACGGTCAGATCCTTCACGCCGCTCGCGCGGATTTCCGGGATCAGGCTTTCGGGGTTGCCCGACAGGCCGAAGCCGCCCGACATGATCGTCATCCCGTCGAACAACAGGCCATCAAGGGCCTGCGCCGGGCTGTCGTAGATTTTCTGCATGTCTTCAGTCCCTTCAGCCGATATCGCCGCCCGCAACGGGCAGGACCGATCCGGTCACATAGCTGGCCTCGTCGGAGGCGAGGAAAAGGATGGGGGCGATCTGCTCGTCCAGCGTGCCGTAGCGCTTCATGAAGGCCGACGATGTCACCTGTTCCACCGCCTCGGCCATCCAGCCCTGTTCTTGGCGGTTGTCGCCCTCGGCATTGCGCGGCACGCGGCGCGGCGGCGCGCTGGTGCCGCCGGGCGCGGTTGCGACGACACGGATGCCCGCCTCCGCATACTCCATCGCCAGTGCTTGCGTGAGGCCATTGATCCCGCCCTTGGCCGCCGAATAGGGCACGCGGCGGATGCCGCGCGTGGCGTTGGACGACAGGTTGACGATCGTCCCCGCCCCCTGCTCCAGCATCGCGGGCAGGACCGCATGGCAGCAATAGAGGGTCGGCATCAGCGAGCGACGGATTTCCGCATCGATCTGATCCGGCTCGAACTGCGCATAGGGCCGCATGCGGATCGCGCCGCCGACATTGTTGATGAGGATGTCGATGCGCCCGAGCGCCGCGATTGCCGCCGCCATCGCTTGCGCCGCGCCCTCATAGGTTTCAAGGTCGCAGGTGACCGAAATCGCCTTGCCACCGGCCGCGACGATCGCCTGCTCGACATCGGTCACGAAGTCCGCCCGGTCGACCAGCACGAGGCTGGCGCCCTCGGCCGCGGCACGGGTGGCGACACCGGCACCGATACCCTGCGCCGCGCCGGTCACGACCATCACCTTGCCGGCGAAGCGTCCCTGGAAGATCATCGCCCGCCCCTCAGATATGATAGACGTCGATGACCTGATGAATATAGTCGTCCTTGAGGACGATCGTCTTCTTCAGGATCTTCGGCGCCGCGCCGCTGATGTCCAGCGTGACGAAGCTGGTTCCGAAAAACTGCTGCGTCTTCTGGTAGCGATGGCTCATCGTGTGCCAGTTGTAGCGCAGGTCGATCGCATCGCTCCGCGTCTCGATCACCTCGATATTCGCCAGGAAGTGCGAGGTGCGTGCCTCCGGCGTGCTCGCCGACGACCGTTCGGTCTTCAAGCGATAGACGCGATCCTCCAGCCCCTTGCGGTTGCCATAATAGATGAGCGAGATTTCGCTGTGCGGATCGGTGGTCAGCGCGTCATCGTCGGTCCAGGCCGGCATCCAATATTCGCACTGTTCCGAATAGCATTCGAGCCATGCGTCCAGTTCGCGATCGTCGAGCAGCCGTGCCTCGCGATAGAGAAAGGCGCAGATATCCTGATAGGAGAGCGCCGCGCGCTTCGTGTCGAGCACCAGTGTCATTCTGCGGCCTCCATCATCGGCGCACCGGCTTCGCGGGCCATGCCGTCGAGCATGATCTGCGCCCAGAATTCATGCTGGCGCACGAACAAGCCTTCATCCTCGCTACGTTCGCTGGACAGCAGCGGGTTCATGCCCATGGCGGTCGCGTTGCTGTCCGGCCCGGCGATCCAGCGGGTCGCGCCACGGCTCAAGTCATTCCACAATTCGCCAGCCCCCTCATAGGCCGACTGGCAGCTGCGAAATTCCTCCAGATCGTCGGGCGTGCCCATGCCGGTGACGTTGAAGAAATCCTCATATTGGCGGATGCGATGGGCGCGGTCTTCGGTGCTCTCGCCCTTGGGGGCGTAGCAATAGATGGTGACCTCGGTCGTATGCACGTCGATCGGGCGGACGACACGGATCTGGGTCGAAAACTGGTCCATCAGGAAGACATTGGGATAGAGCGCCAGATTGCGCGTCTGCTCCAGAATGAAGCGGGCCTTGTCCTCCCCCAGTCGCTCGACCAGCTGGTCCTTATAGTTCCAGACCGGCCGGACCTCGGGGTTCAGCACCTGCGTCCAGAGCAGGATATGGCCATGCTCGAAGCCATAGACGCCGCTCGCGGGTGCCTTCGACCAGCCATTGGCGTCGACCGCCTTGGTCCCGCCCTCGGCGCGGCGGCCCATGGTCGACTGGTAATTTTCGTGGACCGAACTGACATGATAGCCGTCGCAGCCATTTTCCATCTGCATCTTCCAGTTGCCATGGAAGGTGTAGGTGGAATTGCCGGTCAGCACTTCCAGACCCTCGGGCGCCTGATCGACCATCTGGTCGATGATGACCCTGGCCTCGCCCAGATGATCCTCCAGCGGCAGGACATCATGATTGAGCGACCCGAAGATGAAGCCGCGATAGCTTTCGACCCGCACCCTGGTCAGGTCGTGCGACCCTTCATGATCGAAACTGTCGGGATAGGCGCCGGTGCTGGCATCCTTGGCGCGCAACAGCTTGCCGTCGGTCTTGAAGCTCCAGCCATGGAAGGGGCAGACGAAGAGCGGCTGGTTGCCACGCTTGCGGCGGCACAGCTTGGCGCCGCGATGGGCGCAGGCATTGACCACGCAATTGAGGCCGCCATCCTTGGCCCGCGTCAGGATCACCGGCGTATGGCCGATCCAGGTGGTGAAATAGTCGTTCTTCTTCTCGACCTGGCTCTCATGGGCCAGATAGACCCAGTTGCTCTCGAAGATATATTTCATCTCCAGATCGAACAGTTCCGGGTCCGTGAAGACGTCGCGGCGGCAGCGAAAGATGCCGGTTTCCGGATCGTCCACGACCGCAGTTTCAACACGGTCGCGCAGGAAAGCCATGGGGCTGGTCATGATCCTCTCTCCTCTCAGGCCGGTTCCGTGACCGGTTCGACGGCATCCACCACCAGCCGCTTGCGGGTCGAGAAGGCCTCGTCGCCCTCATCGTCCGAGCGCTGCAGATGAAAATCGAAGGCGATATGCGCGCTGTCGCCCTGGCGGTTCGGCACCGGCAGCAACCCTTCGCGGGTGCCGAAGGCGAAATCGTCGGCAGCAAACGGATCGTCGCCGAAATTGATCTGTGTCGTCAGGCGGCGATAGCCGGGCGCCTCGATGAAGAAATGCACATGGGCGGGGCGATTGCCGTGCCGGCCGAGCGCCTTCATCAGCGTGTCGGACGCGCCGCCCGGCGGCACCGAATAGCCGTTCGGCATCTTCGACGAGAAGGCATAGGTGCCGTCCGCCGCTATCTTCAGCCGGCGCCGATTGTTGAACGGCGTCTGTTCATGGGTCGGGTCGAAATGCGAATAGAAGCCGTGCGAGTCCGCATGCCAGACATGGACCAGCCCGTCGGTCACCGCCTCGCCATCGGGGCCGATGATGCGGCCGGTCATGTAGAGCGTGTCGGTATCGTCGGCATCGTCGGTCAGATAGGCGCCGCTCTCGACGATCGGCGCGCCCTCGACATAGAGCGGCCCTTCGATCGTGCGCGGGGTGCCGCCCGACTTGCCGGCCTCGGCATCCTTGGCGTCCATATAGAGATCGATGAAATGTTCCAGGCCGACGCCCGGCATCAACAGGCCCAGTTCGCCCGCGCCCGCCGCGCCCTGCAGGAAGTTGACGGCGTTCCACACCTCATCCTCGCTGACATCATAGCGGGCGATGACGGTCATGCAGGATTGGATCAGGTCGCGAACGATGCCCTTCATGCGGGCGTTGCCACCGTCGCAGTCCAGCCCCGCGACACGGTCGAGCAGGTTTTGGATTTCCGGTGTTTCTACGAAGCTGGTACCCATATTTTTCTCTCTTAAGCTTTGCGGTCTGTGTCGGACGATCAGCGATCATCCTCATGGATCGAGGACGGATGGCGGCAGAGCGGCGTGATCTTCATCGTCATGAAGGGGTAGAGCGGCAGCGCCATCAGCGTGTCGTGCAGGGCGGCATTGCTCTCGACATCGAAGATCGAGACGTTGGAATAGAGGCCGACCTTGCGCCAGATATGGCGCCAGGTGCCGGCGGCCTGCAGCGTCTGGAAATAGGCCTTTTCCGCGGCCTTGATCCTGGCGGCTTCCGCCGCATCGAAATCCAGCGGGATGTTGACGTCCATTTCGACCATGAACAGCATGGGTTTCAGGCTCCTGCGGTAACGGCGTGAAGGATCGGCGACGTGCGATCGCGCCGGAAGAAGGCGAGCTTGTCCTCGTCAAAGGCGATGCCCAGGCCCGGCCCGGTCGGCACGGCGAGCGAGAAGTCGGCATAGCCAAGCGGATCGCGCAATATGTCCTCGGTCTGGAGCAGCGGACCGAACAATTCGGTGCCCCAGGCAAGGTCCGGCAGGGTGGCAAAGACATGGGCCGACGCGACCGTGCCGACACCGCCCTCCAGCATTGTGCCGCCATAAAGGCCGATGCCGGCCGCCGTGCCGATCGCGGCCACGTCAGCCGCTGCGAACAGGCCGCCCGACTGGGCGATCTTGAGCGCGAAGACGCTGGCAGCATGGGCCGAGGCGATCCGCATCGCGCTGCGCGGACCATTCAATGCCTCGTCCGCCATCAGCGGCACCGGCTGGTTCTTCGACAGGCGCGCCATTGCGGCGATCGCGTCGCCAGCGATCGGCTGTTCGACCAGGTCGCAGCCGACATCATGCAGCATGGCCATGCCGATCTTGGCCTGCGCCTCCGACCAGTTCTGGTTGACGTCGACGCGCACGCTGGCGCGGTCGCCCAGCGCCTTGCAGATGGCGCCGACATGGGCGACGTCGTCGCGCACTTCGCGCTTGCCGATCTTCAACTTGAAGATGCGATGGCGCCGGCGGTCGAGCATCTCCTCGCCCTCGGCAATGTCGCGCGCGGTGTCGCCGCTGGCCAGCGTCCAGGCGACGGGCAGACTGTCGCGCACCCGGCCACCGCCGATCAGTTCGGACACGGCGATGCCCAGCCGCTTGCCGGCCATGTCGAGCAGCGCGGTTTCGACCGCGCATTTGGCGAAATGATTGCCGCGCACGCAGCGGGCGACCTTGGCCATGGTCGCGCCGACCTGCGCCAGGTCGCAGGTTTCCAGGACGGGGATGATATAGGTGTCGATCGCCGACTTGATGCTTTCGGGGCTTTCCTCGCCATAGCTGAGGCCGCCGATCGTGGTGCCCTCGCCAATCCCCTCGATACCGTCGGCATCGGTCAGGCGGACGATCACCATCGATTGGGCGTGCATGGTCGCCATGGCCAGCACATGCGGGCGGATCGTCGGCACATCGACGATGAAGGTATCGGCGTGGCTAAATCCAGCCATTGCGGCGACTCTCCCAAATGCTTACGTTTCATGGGATAGCTATGCCTCGTCTGCGCCGGTTTCAAAGATCAATGCGGTTAAGGGGCCATACTCTGGAGGTATAAGTCAGTGATAGACCTGCGCCTCTTGCGCTATTTCGTGGCGGTGGCCGACGAAGGCAATTTCAACCGCGCCGCCGACCGGCTGCATATTGCCCAGCCGCCATTGTCCCGTGCGATCCAGCAACTGGAGGCGCATGTCGGCGCGCCTTTGCTCGACCGCGCCAGCCGCCCGCTGCGGCTGACCGATGTCGGGCGCCTGCTCCACGCCCAGGCGCTGCAGTTGCTGGCGCGGATGGAGGATGTCGAGACGATGGTGAAGACCGCCGCCACCAGCCAGCGCCGGCGGCTGGTGATCGGCTTCGTCGCCTCGACCATCTATGCCCGCCTGCCCGAACTGATCCGCGAATTTCGCAAGGTCGCCGACAACGTCGAACTGGTCATGGTGGAAAGCACCACCCTGGAACAGATCGCCGCATTGAAGGACGGACGCATCGATGTCGGCTTCGGCCGCATCCGGTTCGAGGATACTGCCGTCCGTCGCATCATCCTGCGCAATGAGAAGATGGTCGCCGCCTTCCCGATGGACCACCCGCTGGCCCGCGGCGAAGGACCGATCTCGATCCGTGATCTGGCCGACGAGCCGCAAATCATCTATCCACGCGCGCCGCGCCCCAGCTATGCCGACCAGGTCATATCGCTGTTCCGCGACCATGCGATCGAACCGCGCATCGTCCATGAAGCGCGTGAACTGCAGATCGCCATCGGCCTGGTCGCGGCGCAGGAGGGGATGGCGATCGTCCCCGAATCGGTCCATCGCGCCCGCAGCCACGATGTCGCCTTTCGCGACCTGATCGAGCCGGCCACCTCCCCGATCATCATGAGCCACCGCCCCGGCGACCGTTCACCCGAACTGGCGCTGATGGCGTCGGTGATCGCGCGCCAATATGCGCAATGGGGCTATGAGGTGCCGGCCGCCCTGACCGAGGAGCTTTGAAGCCACCGAAGCGCCCGCCATACCCTTAGACCCAATGACCGTCATTCGCCTCGCGCTTCGAGGCAGGTGGGGCGTAAGCTCAGCTTGTCAGGAAGGAGAAGGACAATGTCGATCAGCAAGTTTGTCGGTCTCGATGTCCATAAAGAGACGATTGCAGTTGCGCTCGCCGATGACGGTCGGACTGGAGAAATCCGGTTCTACGGGACCATACCCAACACGCAGGATTCGATCCGGCGTCTGGTGGCCCGACTGAGCAGCCCGGATGTCGCGCTGCATTTCTGTTATGAAGCAGGCGGCTGTGGCTACGGAATTCATCGTCAGTTAGTCGATCTGGGGGCGGAATGTAGCGTGATTGCGCCATCGGTCATGCCGCGCAAACCTGCGGACCGGATAAAGACCGACCGACGTGACGCGATGACGCTCGCCCGATTGCTACGGTCTGGTGAATTGACGGCGATCTGGGTCCCGGACGAGGCACACGAGGCTATCCGTGATCTGATTCGTGGGCGACGCCAGGCGAAACACGATTTGGTTGCTGGCCGGCAGATGTTGTTGAGCTTCCTTCTGCGCCATGGGCGCAAGTTCGCCGGTCGATCCAATTGGACCAAGGCGCACTGGCGCTGGCTCGGTGAGCAGGCGTTTGATGCACCTCACCAGCAATTCGTATTCGGCGAGAGCATCCGCCGGATCGAGGAAGCACAGCAGCGCTGCGACCGACTGGATGCAATGCTGGTGGAGGCATTGCCCTATTGGTCGCTGGCGCCGTTGGTTCAGGCTCTGCAGGCCTTGCGGGGTGTCGGCTTGATTGTCGCCGCCACCTTAGTTGCAGAAATAGGCGACCTTGGTCGGTTCGATACCCCAAAACAGCTCATGGGTTGGCTGGGGCTGGTCCCGTCTGAAGCGTCGAGTGGTGCCCGGACGCGCCGAGGCGCAATAACGAAGACCGGCAACCGCGAAGCGCGAGCAATGTTGGTGGAGGCGGCCTGGTCCTATCGACTGCCAGCGCGGGAAGAACGCCGCTATCGAGCCCGGGTCGAGGGACTGCCGGATGAAGTCAAAGCCATCGCCTGGAAAGCACAAGTCCGACTGTGCCAGCGCTACCGGATGTTGGCTGCGTCCGGGAAGCCCTTGCCGAAGGTCATCACGGCGAT
Encoded here:
- a CDS encoding LysR family transcriptional regulator, translating into MDLRLLRYFVAVADEGNFNRAADRLHIAQPPLSRAIQQLEAHVGAPLLDRASRPLRLTDVGRLLHAQALQLLARMEDVETMVKTAATSQRRRLVIGFVASTIYARLPELIREFRKVADNVELVMVESTTLEQIAALKDGRIDVGFGRIRFEDTAVRRIILRNEKMVAAFPMDHPLARGEGPISIRDLADEPQIIYPRAPRPSYADQVISLFRDHAIEPRIVHEARELQIAIGLVAAQEGMAIVPESVHRARSHDVAFRDLIEPATSPIIMSHRPGDRSPELALMASVIARQYAQWGYEVPAALTEEL
- a CDS encoding IS110 family transposase; amino-acid sequence: MSISKFVGLDVHKETIAVALADDGRTGEIRFYGTIPNTQDSIRRLVARLSSPDVALHFCYEAGGCGYGIHRQLVDLGAECSVIAPSVMPRKPADRIKTDRRDAMTLARLLRSGELTAIWVPDEAHEAIRDLIRGRRQAKHDLVAGRQMLLSFLLRHGRKFAGRSNWTKAHWRWLGEQAFDAPHQQFVFGESIRRIEEAQQRCDRLDAMLVEALPYWSLAPLVQALQALRGVGLIVAATLVAEIGDLGRFDTPKQLMGWLGLVPSEASSGARTRRGAITKTGNREARAMLVEAAWSYRLPAREERRYRARVEGLPDEVKAIAWKAQVRLCQRYRMLAASGKPLPKVITAIARELVGFVWDIGRRMQPA